Proteins from one Cervus canadensis isolate Bull #8, Minnesota chromosome 25, ASM1932006v1, whole genome shotgun sequence genomic window:
- the LOC122427626 gene encoding olfactory receptor 8S1-like has protein sequence MAVGNHSAITEFILLGLSADPHVQALSFVLFLAIYLLTLLGNLTMMLVIRADSYLHTPMYFFLSHLSFLDFCFSSATVPKMLEILLSQKKTVSVEACLAQVFFVFDLGGTEACLLSVMAYDRYAAICHPLLYGQKMSNQLCKGLVLGSWSLGFLDAFINILLAMDFDFCRDQFIPSYSCELPSLFPLSCSDVSTSFTILLCSSLLHGLGTCFLIILSYTLIVSTILSISSSSHRSKAFSTCSSHLTAVLLFYCSAFLRYIVPTSGSLLELMFSVQYSVITPLMNPLIYSLKNNEVKAAMKRTFRKYLHC, from the coding sequence ATGGCCGTGGGGAACCACAGTGCAATCACTGAGTTCATTCTTCTTGGACTGTCTGCAGACCCCCATGTCCAGGCGCTATCCTTTGTGCTGTTCCTAGCAATTTACCTCCTGACTCTGCTGGGGAACCTGACAATGATGCTGGTGATCAGAGCCGATTCTTACCTCCACACTCCCATGTACTTCTTCTTGAGTCACCTTTCTTTCCtagatttttgcttctcttctgccACAGTACCCAAGATGCTGGAAATTCTCCTGTCTCAGAAGAAAACAGTCTCTGTGGAAGCCTGTCTAGCTCAAGTCTTCTTTGTGTTTGACTTGGGGGGCACTGAAGCCTGTCTGCTGTCAGttatggcctatgaccgctatgctGCCATCTGCCACCCTCTGCTCTATGGCCAGAAGATGAGCAACCAGCTCTGTAAAGGTCTGGTGTTAGGCTCCTGGAGCCTGGGTTTTCTGGACGCATTCATCAACATCCTTCTAGCTATGGATTTTGACTTCTGTAGGGATCAGTTTATCCCCTCCTACAGCTGTGAGCtgccctctctctttcccctttcctgCTCTGATGTCTCCACCAGTTTCACTATTCTGCTCTGCTCTAGTCTCCTGCATGGGCTGGGAACCTGTTTCCTAATCATACTGTCTTACACTCTCATTGTTTCTACCATCCTAAGTATCAGCTCCTCTTCACATAGAAGcaaggccttctccacctgctcttcCCACCTCACTGCAGTGCTCCTATTTTATTGTTCAGCTTTCCTTCGCTATATAGTGCCAACCTCAGGCTCACTACTGGAGTTGATGTTCTCTGTACAGTACAGTGTGATCACTCCCTTAATGAATCCCCTTATCTATAGCCTGAAGAACAATGAGGTGAAAGCAGCTATGAAAAGGACCTTTAGAAAATATCTCCATTGCTAG